The Bombus pascuorum unplaced genomic scaffold, iyBomPasc1.1, whole genome shotgun sequence genomic interval ATTTccttatgaaaaatgttatcaactttgcaataataataatagtattagtCCACTAccatatattgttttaaatgctTTGCAAGCAGCAAAAGCGACTACTAAATCAGTCTCTATGCGTTTTATTGATCAGGCAGGAATATTGCTTGATCAATGTTtggtttattataattgcaagCAACAGTCATCCCAAAACGTTTtggtaagatatttaaatattatgtttataatatattaatatattcaattcttttatacaaaaattattataattact includes:
- the LOC132915800 gene encoding uncharacterized protein LOC132915800, producing the protein MASAGIDAGLLCTDKVTVTHCEDEIGLWWGAVIYVAACWRLKEDDSQAWSIVESKFPYEKCYQLCNNNNSISPLPYIVLNALQAAKATTKSVSMRFIDQAGILLDQCLVYYNCKQQSSQNVLVRYLNIMFIIY